From a single Shewanella donghaensis genomic region:
- the ispF gene encoding 2-C-methyl-D-erythritol 2,4-cyclodiphosphate synthase, whose product MNIRIGHGFDVHKFGGDKPLILGGVTVPYETGLIAHSDGDVVLHAISDAILGAMALGDIGKHFPDTDAEFEGADSRVLLRHCFSLAQQKQFMIGNLDVTIIAQAPKMLPHIESIRTCLAEDLMTDIDNINVKATTTEKLGFTGRKEGIAVESVVLMVRD is encoded by the coding sequence TTGAATATACGCATTGGTCACGGTTTTGACGTACACAAATTTGGTGGTGATAAGCCACTTATTCTTGGTGGTGTTACAGTTCCTTATGAGACAGGATTGATTGCTCATTCTGATGGTGATGTAGTTTTACACGCTATTTCAGATGCGATATTGGGTGCGATGGCACTAGGGGATATTGGCAAACATTTCCCCGACACTGACGCAGAGTTTGAAGGTGCTGACAGCAGAGTGTTATTAAGACATTGTTTTTCTTTAGCCCAACAAAAGCAATTTATGATCGGTAACTTAGATGTCACTATCATTGCCCAAGCGCCAAAAATGTTGCCGCATATTGAGTCAATAAGAACATGTCTTGCCGAAGACTTGATGACAGATATTGATAATATCAACGTCAAAGCGACAACAACTGAAAAACTGGGCTTTACTGGCCGAAAAGAAGGTATTGCAGTTGAGTCAGTTGTACTTATGGTGAGAGACTAG
- the ispD gene encoding 2-C-methyl-D-erythritol 4-phosphate cytidylyltransferase: protein MNSDNQSVIAIVPAAGIGARMGATIPKQYLALGEQSILAHTLDSLISHKNIKQVIVALHPDDTFFGSLSQASHPKVKTVIGGGERADSVLCALNCIDESSHESPWVLVHDAARPCLTHDDIEKLLHARIEHPQGAILAMPVRDTMKRSNGSSDIISETVSRENLWHALTPQLFPCSSLQQHLSDALKQGVQITDEASAMEWAGIQPGLVSGRADNIKVTHPDDLQLALLFLTHIHSLK, encoded by the coding sequence ATGAACTCAGATAATCAATCTGTTATCGCTATTGTTCCTGCAGCTGGTATTGGTGCAAGAATGGGCGCAACTATCCCCAAGCAGTATTTAGCTTTAGGTGAGCAAAGTATCCTAGCTCATACCTTAGACAGCTTAATTAGCCATAAAAACATCAAACAAGTCATCGTTGCTTTGCATCCTGATGATACTTTTTTTGGCTCCTTATCCCAAGCTAGCCATCCCAAAGTTAAGACCGTTATTGGCGGGGGGGAACGTGCAGATTCAGTTCTTTGTGCACTTAACTGTATAGACGAATCTAGCCATGAGTCTCCATGGGTATTAGTGCACGATGCGGCTCGGCCCTGCTTAACTCATGACGATATTGAAAAATTGCTCCACGCTCGTATTGAACATCCTCAAGGCGCTATTTTAGCGATGCCCGTTCGAGATACGATGAAACGCAGCAATGGTTCTAGCGATATTATTTCTGAGACGGTGTCCCGTGAAAACCTTTGGCATGCTTTAACACCTCAACTATTTCCATGTTCAAGTCTACAGCAACACCTAAGCGATGCACTTAAGCAAGGTGTTCAAATTACAGATGAGGCAAGTGCGATGGAATGGGCCGGTATTCAGCCGGGTTTAGTATCAGGTCGTGCGGATAACATTAAAGTCACTCATCCTGATGACTTACAATTAGCTTTACTATTTTTAACCCACATTCATTCTCTTAAATAG
- the ftsB gene encoding cell division protein FtsB, protein MKSLLLLLFILVGLLQLRLWQGENNLSQYMNLKKQIDSQQASNDKLIARNQILKAEIIDLKSGTEAIEERARNELGMVKEGETFYRVVGNNPRNNASFGQ, encoded by the coding sequence ATGAAAAGCCTATTATTATTACTTTTTATCTTAGTTGGTTTACTGCAGCTCCGACTTTGGCAGGGCGAGAATAATCTATCTCAATATATGAATCTGAAAAAGCAGATAGACAGTCAACAAGCCAGTAACGACAAACTCATCGCTCGAAATCAAATTTTAAAAGCTGAAATTATCGATTTAAAAAGTGGTACAGAAGCAATTGAAGAACGTGCTCGTAATGAACTGGGTATGGTGAAAGAAGGCGAAACCTTTTATCGCGTTGTTGGAAATAACCCCCGTAATAATGCTAGTTTTGGTCAATAA
- the eno gene encoding phosphopyruvate hydratase: protein MANIINVIGREIMDSRGNPTVEAEVHLADGSIGMAAAPSGASTGSREALELRDGDKARYLGKGVLKAVAAVNGPIAEALNGKDALAQAELDQIMIDLDGTENKAKFGANAILAVSLAAAKAAAISKKVPLYAHIADLNGTPGVYSMPLPMMNIINGGEHADNSVDIQEFMIQPVGAANFREGLRMGAEVFHSLAKVLKADGHSTAVGDEGGFAPNLESNEAALAAIKVAVANAGYELGKDITLAMDCAASEFYDKEANIYDLKGEGKKFTSEEFNFFLQDLTKQYPIVSIEDGLDESDWDGFAHQTKLMGDQIQLVGDDLFVTNTKILKRGIDNGIANSILIKFNQIGSLTETLAAIKMAKDAGFTVVISHRSGETEDSTIADLAVGTAAGQIKTGSLSRSDRVAKYNQLLRIEEALGSKAPYNGLKEVKGQG from the coding sequence ATGGCTAACATTATTAACGTCATTGGTCGTGAAATCATGGATTCACGCGGTAACCCAACTGTAGAAGCTGAAGTTCATCTTGCTGATGGCTCTATCGGCATGGCTGCAGCACCTTCTGGTGCATCAACGGGTTCTCGTGAAGCTTTAGAATTACGTGACGGAGATAAAGCACGCTACTTAGGTAAAGGTGTATTAAAAGCGGTTGCCGCTGTAAATGGCCCAATTGCTGAAGCGCTTAACGGTAAAGATGCATTGGCTCAAGCTGAACTTGACCAAATCATGATTGACTTAGATGGTACCGAAAATAAAGCTAAATTTGGCGCTAACGCTATTTTAGCCGTTTCGCTAGCTGCTGCTAAAGCGGCTGCAATCTCTAAGAAAGTGCCTTTATATGCACACATTGCTGACCTCAATGGTACGCCAGGTGTTTATTCTATGCCTCTTCCTATGATGAACATCATCAATGGTGGCGAGCATGCTGATAACAGTGTAGATATTCAAGAATTTATGATCCAACCTGTTGGCGCTGCTAACTTCCGTGAAGGTCTGCGTATGGGCGCTGAAGTATTCCATAGCCTAGCTAAAGTACTTAAAGCTGACGGTCATTCAACTGCAGTTGGTGATGAAGGTGGTTTCGCGCCAAATCTTGAGTCTAACGAAGCTGCACTTGCTGCAATTAAAGTTGCTGTTGCAAATGCGGGTTACGAGCTAGGTAAAGACATCACTTTAGCGATGGATTGTGCTGCATCTGAGTTTTACGACAAAGAAGCAAACATCTACGATCTTAAAGGTGAAGGTAAGAAATTTACTTCTGAAGAATTCAACTTCTTCTTACAGGATCTTACTAAGCAATACCCAATCGTTTCTATCGAAGACGGTCTTGACGAATCAGACTGGGATGGTTTCGCGCACCAAACTAAACTAATGGGTGACCAAATCCAATTAGTTGGTGACGATTTATTCGTAACAAACACTAAGATTCTTAAGCGTGGTATCGACAACGGTATTGCCAATTCAATCTTAATTAAGTTTAATCAAATCGGTTCATTAACTGAAACTTTAGCTGCTATCAAAATGGCTAAAGATGCTGGTTTCACTGTTGTTATCTCGCATCGCAGCGGCGAAACTGAAGATTCAACCATTGCTGACTTAGCGGTTGGTACAGCTGCAGGCCAAATCAAAACTGGCTCATTAAGCCGCTCTGATCGTGTTGCTAAGTACAACCAACTTCTTCGTATCGAAGAAGCGCTAGGTTCAAAAGCACCATACAATGGTCTTAAAGAAGTTAAAGGTCAGGGTTAA